One window from the genome of Elaeis guineensis isolate ETL-2024a chromosome 5, EG11, whole genome shotgun sequence encodes:
- the LOC105044698 gene encoding uncharacterized protein isoform X2: MLPLMAEDAEERTSKRRKRMDDRRKLLTGEKVEVLYFDEGLLGSWHLGRVIGCGDCSRLIEYTNLLNDDQSSKLVESIAVSAAIEGASRTVPKYYRGQIRPLPPQYKIRGSDIIYGLCVDALVDDAWWEGVVFDHEAGSEERRVFFPDQGDQQIISVDRLRVTQEWDEVFGEWKPRGKWLLLQVLQAFEEDDGLPVSIREIWYDLRATCGFLEKIKGWTFGTQDVWHRLVSELIQVLWSVVSGTTVSEILPSDELINLPITSNNSLVDDVPCLERTNTQMDGTGMSGCLAGIINSVSSLEPCMSADLFWLGYTERLSQGKYDNGSCSQASQRDGVMEASGGVVSGGGPSRLCDPGEWNTKPESGPKAISDFISTYHTKSLPPYLRKRIHVTRQLAKAHLQAGGWQFRESSRGIKYYVSPDGTRYGSFIRACESWKAAEENADTQKVMICSGATDIPICDDQGNGSNRNFTCTDGKAVHGSASRAAGTWKLVQIDAEYCPEVIALYASGVESGMSRVRRSRPTNLKHENLRLKVKKHLLALGWKIEIKRDKVVRLRFSSPEGKTYYSLCQVCCDLLKGNKKAGQECSADDDLEGNCSSQKRNVSSPAKIHPEPMSLAGDTPVHSWSIKRKNHQIEHSTHAIALFEATEGVRKCNAQTEGSNFSEFVDSDELPDYRTIGAFSSGGYINHSEVNVNCASSGRLMEDNIIEDLKPEYLPEAMTDYDKYMESLKQNGKQDVDVKQLRLNVKKHLLYRGWHFWLKTKKTKQELCYDSPDGKSYHSLATACKAYLESECLENTNVNSFECMAKSKKIKADMTHSEFEHSVMKNEQCRLLSSSTAMASNRSQEASQILHEAEKDSGIYCNSSEFGELGFGKLQLRGVRKKRKRNSSFSFEVLHNRLLTNPSSHSSDGQQSKKRKGRQSFVRQGHRLGRSSSPRVLRSSARSRQLVASYSHQQSAKTVLSWLIDNNVVLPRQKVSYMHKRDGHAMKEGRINRDGIKCMCCRMVFSLAKFEAHAGSSTQRPSANILLQDGRSLLQCQMQMMHDNKTKDFPHVRLKGDYSHYQSDTICSVCQDGGTLMLCDHCPSSFHPSCVGLKDIPEGKWFCPSCRCAICGLSEYNCDMEKFTEKTMLYCDQCEQEYHVGCLREKRLQHLSHCPAGNWFCSKKCSKIFYHLHKFLGKSHLTSVEGLSWTLLRCCRENGGDLEKFDLETMAEHHSKLCIALDVLHECFVTMIEPRTKNDVVADLVFNKESELNRLNFWGFYTMLLERGDELISVATFRVYGEKVAEMPLVGTRIQYRRQGMCRLLMNELEKLLSSLGVQKLLLPAVPQLFETWTTSFGFTKMTSSDRLDLSEYTLLSFQDTTMCQKLLRRTAVLKEPRGNHNQLADISCKSEEQVDCDNYSITSEVAEMVEPIHKSPSLDAGLCALPTGDTREITYQMDAANCLPISSCKDTLVETLRDETNEQTTASVVAGKCEDNCVLVRTSPSTIMEKPVTDVKYKFSGKCYERNGKTGASRVPLVSSIDVRNTCNFKFIYQRRTLTHSKLISILFCHAL, translated from the exons ATGTTGCCATTAATGGCGGAGGACGCCGAGGAGAGGACgagcaagaggaggaagaggatggaCGACCGAAGAAAGCTTCTCACCGGCGAGAAGGTCGAG GTTTTGTATTTCGATGAAGGGCTTCTTGGTTCTTGGCACTTGGGTAGGGTCATTGGTTGTGGTGATTGCTCCCGTCTTATTGAATATACCAATCTCTTAAACGATGATCAGAGTTCGAAACTCGTGGAATCGATTGCAGTATCAGCTGCTATAGAAGGTGCATCAAGGACAGTGCCCAAATATTACCGTGGCCAGATAAGACCTTTGCCACCTCAGTACAAGATTCGAGGATCTGATATCATATATGGGCTGTGTGTAGATGCTTTGGTGGATGATGCCTGGTGGGAAGGTGTAGTCTTCGATCATGAGGCGGGTTCTGAAGAAAGGAGGGTTTTCTTTCCAGATCAAGGGGACCAACAGATTATTTCTGTTGATCGGCTACGCGTCACCCAGGAGTGGGATGAAGTTTTTGGGGAATGGAAGCCTCGTGGCAAATGGCTGTTGCTTCAGGTTCTCCAGGCCTTTGAAGAGGACGACGGACTTCCTGTTTCAATCCGGGAGATATGGTATGACTTGAGAGCTACATGTGGTTTCTTGGAGAAAATTAAAGGATGGACTTTTGGAACACAAGATGTCTGGCACCGCTTGGTGTCTGAGTTAATACAAGTACTGTGGTCTGTTGTCAGTGGAACAACTGTCTCTGAAATACTTCCGTCTGACGAGTTAATCAATCTTCCCATTACTTCTAACAATTCACTGGTGGATGATGTTCCTTGTCTTGAACGTACCAATACCCAGATGGATGGCACAGGCATGAGTGGTTGCTTGGCTGGTATCATAAACAGTGTTTCCTCTCTAGAGCCATGTATGTCTGCTGATCTTTTTTGGCTTGGATATACTGAAAGGTTATCTCAAGGGAAGTATGATAATGGAAGTTGTTCTCAAGCATCCCAAAGAGATGGGGTCATGGAAGCTTCGGGTGGAGTGGTTTCTGGAGGAGGCCCTTCTCGATTATGTGATCCAGGTGAATGGAATACAAAACCTGAAAGTGGCCCTAAAGCTATATCGGACTTCATCTCAACATATCACACTAAATCTCTTCCTCCATATTTGAGAAAAAGAATTCATGTTACACGTCAGCTTGCAAAGGCTCATCTTCAAGCTGGAGGTTGGCAGTTCAGGGAAAGTTCTCGTGGAATCAAGTACTATGTTTCACCCGACGGAACCCGTTATGGATCTTTTATTAGAGCATGTGAATCATGGAAAGCAGCAGAAGAAAATGCAGATACTCAGAAAGTCATGATCTGTAGTGGTGCCACTGACATTCCAATATGTGATGATCAAGGAAATGGTTCCAATAGGAACTTCACATGCACGGACGGTAAAGCGGTGCATGGATCAGCCTCAAGAGCTGCTGGAACTTGGAAACTTGTGCAAATAGATGCTGAATATTGTCCTGAGGTCATAGCATTATATGCATCTGGAGTAGAAAGTGGAATGTCTCGGGTAAGAAGATCAAGACCAACCAATCTTAAACATGAAAATTTGAGGCTAAAAGTGAAGAAGCATCTTTTGGCTTTAGGTTGGAAGATTGAAATTAAAAGAGATAAGGTTGTAAGGCTTCGGTTCTCTTCGCCTGAGGGAAAGACCTATTACTCCCTTTGTCAGGTTTGTTGTGATTTGCTGAAGGGGAACAAGAAAGCGGGTCAGGAATGCAGCGCTGATGATGATCTAGAGGGAAACTGCTCGAGTCAAAAAAGAAATGTGAGTAGTCCTGCAAAGATTCATCCTGAACCAATGTCTTTGGCTGGAGACACTCCAGTGCATTCTTGGTCAATCAAAAGGAAAAACCATCAGATTGAGCATTCTACCCACGCTATTGCACTATTTGAAGCCACTGAAGGTGTGAGAAAATGCAATGCACAAACAGAGGGATCTAACTTTTCTGAATTTGTAGACTCTGATGAGCTTCCAGATTATCGCACCATTGGGGCATTTTCTTCAGGAGGTTATATAAACCACTCAGAAGTTAATGTTAATTGTGCTTCTTCGGGGAGATTAATGGAAGATAACATTATTGAAGATCTCAAACCGGAGTATTTACCAGAGGCAATGACTGACTATGACAAATACATGGAATCATTAAAGCAAAATGGCAAACAGGATGTAGATGTTAAACAGTTGAGATTAAATGTCAAAAAACATCTATTATACAGGGGATGGCACTTTTGGCTTAAAACCAAAAAAACAAAGCAGGAATTATGTTATGACTCACCGGATGGCAAATCCTATCATTCTCTTGCTACAGCCTGTAAAGCATATCTGGAATCTGAATGTCTTGAAAATACTAATGTGAATTCTTTTGAATGCATGGCAAAGAGCAAAAAAATTAAGGCCGATATGACTCATTCAGAATTTGAACATTCTGTCATGAAGAATGAGCAGTGTAGACTTCTCAGTTCTTCCACCGCAATGGCAAGCAACAGGTCACAGGAAGCTTCCCAGATATTGCATGAGGCTGAAAAAGATTCTGGAATTTATTGTAATTCGTCAGAATTTGGAGAACTCGGATTTGGTAAATTGCAATTGAGAGGAgttagaaagaagagaaaaagaaattcttcattttcttttgaaGTTTTACATAATAGGCTCTTGACTAACCCATCTAGCCACTCTTCTGATGGTCAACAGTCTAAGAAAAGAAAGGGACGCCAATCTTTTGTTAGGCAAGGTCATAGATTAGGCAGAAGTTCTTCACCACGTGTGCTACGGTCAAGTGCAAGATCACGACAGTTGGTGGCATCATATTCCCATCAGCAATCTGCTAAAACAGTTTTATCATGGCTGATTGACAATAATGTTGTATTACCAAGGCAGAAAGTAAGTTATATGCATAAAAGAGATGGTCATGCTATGAAAGAAGGCCGGATAAATCGAGATGGAATAAAGTGCATGTGTTGTCGTATGGTGTTTAGTCTTGCTAAGTTTGAGGCTCATGCTGGCAGCAGCACTCAACGGCCATCTGCCAATATACTTTTGCAAGATGGAAGGTCCTTGTTACAGTGTCAAATGCAGATGATGCATGATAATAAGACTAAAGATTTTCCACATGTAAGACTGAAGGGTGATTATTCTCACTACCAGAGTGACACAATATGCTCTGTCTGTCAAGATGGGGGCACGTTAATGCTATGTGACCATTGTCCATCATCATTTCATCCAAGCTGTGTTGGTTTAAAG GATATCCCAGAAGGAAAATGGTTTTGTCCATCCTGTAGATGTGCCATATGTGGCCTAAGTGAGTACAATTGTGACATGGAGAAATTTACAGAGAAAACAATGTTGTACTGTGATCAGTGTGAGCAAGAAT ATCATGTGGGCTGCTTGAGAGAAAAGCGATTGCAGCATCTAAGTCATTGTCCAGCTGGGAATTGGTTTTGCAGCAAGAAATGCTCAAAG ATTTTCTATCATCTTCACAAATTTCTTGGGAAATCTCACCTAACATCTGTTGAAGGTTTATCGTGGACACTTTTGAGATGCTGTAGAGAAAATGGTGGTGACcttgaaaaatttgatcttgagacaATGGCTGAGCATCATAGCAAGTTGTGTATTGCACTTGATGTTCTGCATGAATGTTTTGTTACTATGATTGAACCTCGCACCAAGAATGATGTTGTTGCTGATCTTGTTTTCAATAAAGA GTCAGAACTTAACCGACTGAACTTTTGGGGATTTTACACTATGCTCCTGGAGAGGGGAGATGAGCTGATTTCAGTGGCTACATTCAG GGTCTACGGTGAAAAGGTTGCAGAAATGCCTTTAGTTGGTACTCGAATTCAATATCGACGGCAGGGAATGTGCCGCCTGCTAATGAATGAACTAGAGAAG TTGCTTTCTTCATTAGGAGTACAAAAACTACTCTTACCGGCAGTTCCTCAGCTTTTTGAAACATGGACAACTTCCTTTGGGTTTACTAAGATGACCAGTTCTGACAGATTAGACTTATCAGAGTACACCCTTCTCAGTTTTCAAGATACTACAATGTGCCAAAAGCTATTAAGGAGAACTGCAGTTTTGAAAGAACCAAGAG GAAATCATAATCAATTGGCAGATATATCCTGCAAAAGTGAAGAGCAAGTAGATTGTGACAATTACAGCATTACTTCTGAGGTTGCAGAGATGGTGGAGCCAATCCATAAATCACCATCACTTGATGCGGGTCTATGTGCTTTGCCAACTGGAGATACCAGGGAGATCACTTATCAAATGGATGCTGCAAATTGTCTTCCAATCAGTAGCTGTAAAGATACATTAGTTGAGACACTCCGAGATGAAACAAATGAGCAGACAACAGCAAg TGTTGTTGCAGGCAAGTGCGAAGACAACTGTGTTTTAGTCAGAACGTCTCCATCAACTATAATG GAGAAACCAGTTACTGACGTCAAATACAAGTTTTCAGGAAAATGCTATGAGCGCAATGGCAAGACTGGTGCCAGCAGAGTGCCCTTGGTTAGCAGTATTGATGTCAGAAACACGTGCAACTTCAAGTTCATCTACCAGCGGAGGACATTGACACATAGCAAACTAATTTCAATCCTCTTTTGTCATGCTCTTTAG
- the LOC105044698 gene encoding uncharacterized protein isoform X5 produces MLPLMAEDAEERTSKRRKRMDDRRKLLTGEKVEVLYFDEGLLGSWHLGRVIGCGDCSRLIEYTNLLNDDQSSKLVESIAVSAAIEGASRTVPKYYRGQIRPLPPQYKIRGSDIIYGLCVDALVDDAWWEGVVFDHEAGSEERRVFFPDQGDQQIISVDRLRVTQEWDEVFGEWKPRGKWLLLQVLQAFEEDDGLPVSIREIWYDLRATCGFLEKIKGWTFGTQDVWHRLVSELIQVLWSVVSGTTVSEILPSDELINLPITSNNSLVDDVPCLERTNTQMDGTGMSGCLAGIINSVSSLEPCMSADLFWLGYTERLSQGKYDNGSCSQASQRDGVMEASGGVVSGGGPSRLCDPGEWNTKPESGPKAISDFISTYHTKSLPPYLRKRIHVTRQLAKAHLQAGGWQFRESSRGIKYYVSPDGTRYGSFIRACESWKAAEENADTQKVMICSGATDIPICDDQGNGSNRNFTCTDGKAVHGSASRAAGTWKLVQIDAEYCPEVIALYASGVESGMSRVRRSRPTNLKHENLRLKVKKHLLALGWKIEIKRDKVVRLRFSSPEGKTYYSLCQVCCDLLKGNKKAGQECSADDDLEGNCSSQKRNVSSPAKIHPEPMSLAGDTPVHSWSIKRKNHQIEHSTHAIALFEATEGVRKCNAQTEGSNFSEFVDSDELPDYRTIGAFSSGGYINHSEVNVNCASSGRLMEDNIIEDLKPEYLPEAMTDYDKYMESLKQNGKQDVDVKQLRLNVKKHLLYRGWHFWLKTKKTKQELCYDSPDGKSYHSLATACKAYLESECLENTNVNSFECMAKSKKIKADMTHSEFEHSVMKNEQCRLLSSSTAMASNRSQEASQILHEAEKDSGIYCNSSEFGELGFGKLQLRGVRKKRKRNSSFSFEVLHNRLLTNPSSHSSDGQQSKKRKGRQSFVRQGHRLGRSSSPRVLRSSARSRQLVASYSHQQSAKTVLSWLIDNNVVLPRQKVSYMHKRDGHAMKEGRINRDGIKCMCCRMVFSLAKFEAHAGSSTQRPSANILLQDGRSLLQCQMQMMHDNKTKDFPHVRLKGDYSHYQSDTICSVCQDGGTLMLCDHCPSSFHPSCVGLKDIPEGKWFCPSCRCAICGLSEYNCDMEKFTEKTMLYCDQCEQEYHVGCLREKRLQHLSHCPAGNWFCSKKCSKIFYHLHKFLGKSHLTSVEGLSWTLLRCCRENGGDLEKFDLETMAEHHSKLCIALDVLHECFVTMIEPRTKNDVVADLVFNKESELNRLNFWGFYTMLLERGDELISVATFRVYGEKVAEMPLVGTRIQYRRQGMCRLLMNELEKLLSSLGVQKLLLPAVPQLFETWTTSFGFTKMTSSDRLDLSEYTLLSFQDTTMCQKLLRRTAVLKEPRGNHNQLADISCKSEEQVDCDNYSITSEVAEMVEPIHKSPSLDAGLCALPTGDTREITYQMDAANCLPISSCKDTLVETLRDETNEQTTASVVAGKCEDNCVLVRTSPSTIMENAMSAMARLVPAECPWLAVLMSETRATSSSSTSGGH; encoded by the exons ATGTTGCCATTAATGGCGGAGGACGCCGAGGAGAGGACgagcaagaggaggaagaggatggaCGACCGAAGAAAGCTTCTCACCGGCGAGAAGGTCGAG GTTTTGTATTTCGATGAAGGGCTTCTTGGTTCTTGGCACTTGGGTAGGGTCATTGGTTGTGGTGATTGCTCCCGTCTTATTGAATATACCAATCTCTTAAACGATGATCAGAGTTCGAAACTCGTGGAATCGATTGCAGTATCAGCTGCTATAGAAGGTGCATCAAGGACAGTGCCCAAATATTACCGTGGCCAGATAAGACCTTTGCCACCTCAGTACAAGATTCGAGGATCTGATATCATATATGGGCTGTGTGTAGATGCTTTGGTGGATGATGCCTGGTGGGAAGGTGTAGTCTTCGATCATGAGGCGGGTTCTGAAGAAAGGAGGGTTTTCTTTCCAGATCAAGGGGACCAACAGATTATTTCTGTTGATCGGCTACGCGTCACCCAGGAGTGGGATGAAGTTTTTGGGGAATGGAAGCCTCGTGGCAAATGGCTGTTGCTTCAGGTTCTCCAGGCCTTTGAAGAGGACGACGGACTTCCTGTTTCAATCCGGGAGATATGGTATGACTTGAGAGCTACATGTGGTTTCTTGGAGAAAATTAAAGGATGGACTTTTGGAACACAAGATGTCTGGCACCGCTTGGTGTCTGAGTTAATACAAGTACTGTGGTCTGTTGTCAGTGGAACAACTGTCTCTGAAATACTTCCGTCTGACGAGTTAATCAATCTTCCCATTACTTCTAACAATTCACTGGTGGATGATGTTCCTTGTCTTGAACGTACCAATACCCAGATGGATGGCACAGGCATGAGTGGTTGCTTGGCTGGTATCATAAACAGTGTTTCCTCTCTAGAGCCATGTATGTCTGCTGATCTTTTTTGGCTTGGATATACTGAAAGGTTATCTCAAGGGAAGTATGATAATGGAAGTTGTTCTCAAGCATCCCAAAGAGATGGGGTCATGGAAGCTTCGGGTGGAGTGGTTTCTGGAGGAGGCCCTTCTCGATTATGTGATCCAGGTGAATGGAATACAAAACCTGAAAGTGGCCCTAAAGCTATATCGGACTTCATCTCAACATATCACACTAAATCTCTTCCTCCATATTTGAGAAAAAGAATTCATGTTACACGTCAGCTTGCAAAGGCTCATCTTCAAGCTGGAGGTTGGCAGTTCAGGGAAAGTTCTCGTGGAATCAAGTACTATGTTTCACCCGACGGAACCCGTTATGGATCTTTTATTAGAGCATGTGAATCATGGAAAGCAGCAGAAGAAAATGCAGATACTCAGAAAGTCATGATCTGTAGTGGTGCCACTGACATTCCAATATGTGATGATCAAGGAAATGGTTCCAATAGGAACTTCACATGCACGGACGGTAAAGCGGTGCATGGATCAGCCTCAAGAGCTGCTGGAACTTGGAAACTTGTGCAAATAGATGCTGAATATTGTCCTGAGGTCATAGCATTATATGCATCTGGAGTAGAAAGTGGAATGTCTCGGGTAAGAAGATCAAGACCAACCAATCTTAAACATGAAAATTTGAGGCTAAAAGTGAAGAAGCATCTTTTGGCTTTAGGTTGGAAGATTGAAATTAAAAGAGATAAGGTTGTAAGGCTTCGGTTCTCTTCGCCTGAGGGAAAGACCTATTACTCCCTTTGTCAGGTTTGTTGTGATTTGCTGAAGGGGAACAAGAAAGCGGGTCAGGAATGCAGCGCTGATGATGATCTAGAGGGAAACTGCTCGAGTCAAAAAAGAAATGTGAGTAGTCCTGCAAAGATTCATCCTGAACCAATGTCTTTGGCTGGAGACACTCCAGTGCATTCTTGGTCAATCAAAAGGAAAAACCATCAGATTGAGCATTCTACCCACGCTATTGCACTATTTGAAGCCACTGAAGGTGTGAGAAAATGCAATGCACAAACAGAGGGATCTAACTTTTCTGAATTTGTAGACTCTGATGAGCTTCCAGATTATCGCACCATTGGGGCATTTTCTTCAGGAGGTTATATAAACCACTCAGAAGTTAATGTTAATTGTGCTTCTTCGGGGAGATTAATGGAAGATAACATTATTGAAGATCTCAAACCGGAGTATTTACCAGAGGCAATGACTGACTATGACAAATACATGGAATCATTAAAGCAAAATGGCAAACAGGATGTAGATGTTAAACAGTTGAGATTAAATGTCAAAAAACATCTATTATACAGGGGATGGCACTTTTGGCTTAAAACCAAAAAAACAAAGCAGGAATTATGTTATGACTCACCGGATGGCAAATCCTATCATTCTCTTGCTACAGCCTGTAAAGCATATCTGGAATCTGAATGTCTTGAAAATACTAATGTGAATTCTTTTGAATGCATGGCAAAGAGCAAAAAAATTAAGGCCGATATGACTCATTCAGAATTTGAACATTCTGTCATGAAGAATGAGCAGTGTAGACTTCTCAGTTCTTCCACCGCAATGGCAAGCAACAGGTCACAGGAAGCTTCCCAGATATTGCATGAGGCTGAAAAAGATTCTGGAATTTATTGTAATTCGTCAGAATTTGGAGAACTCGGATTTGGTAAATTGCAATTGAGAGGAgttagaaagaagagaaaaagaaattcttcattttcttttgaaGTTTTACATAATAGGCTCTTGACTAACCCATCTAGCCACTCTTCTGATGGTCAACAGTCTAAGAAAAGAAAGGGACGCCAATCTTTTGTTAGGCAAGGTCATAGATTAGGCAGAAGTTCTTCACCACGTGTGCTACGGTCAAGTGCAAGATCACGACAGTTGGTGGCATCATATTCCCATCAGCAATCTGCTAAAACAGTTTTATCATGGCTGATTGACAATAATGTTGTATTACCAAGGCAGAAAGTAAGTTATATGCATAAAAGAGATGGTCATGCTATGAAAGAAGGCCGGATAAATCGAGATGGAATAAAGTGCATGTGTTGTCGTATGGTGTTTAGTCTTGCTAAGTTTGAGGCTCATGCTGGCAGCAGCACTCAACGGCCATCTGCCAATATACTTTTGCAAGATGGAAGGTCCTTGTTACAGTGTCAAATGCAGATGATGCATGATAATAAGACTAAAGATTTTCCACATGTAAGACTGAAGGGTGATTATTCTCACTACCAGAGTGACACAATATGCTCTGTCTGTCAAGATGGGGGCACGTTAATGCTATGTGACCATTGTCCATCATCATTTCATCCAAGCTGTGTTGGTTTAAAG GATATCCCAGAAGGAAAATGGTTTTGTCCATCCTGTAGATGTGCCATATGTGGCCTAAGTGAGTACAATTGTGACATGGAGAAATTTACAGAGAAAACAATGTTGTACTGTGATCAGTGTGAGCAAGAAT ATCATGTGGGCTGCTTGAGAGAAAAGCGATTGCAGCATCTAAGTCATTGTCCAGCTGGGAATTGGTTTTGCAGCAAGAAATGCTCAAAG ATTTTCTATCATCTTCACAAATTTCTTGGGAAATCTCACCTAACATCTGTTGAAGGTTTATCGTGGACACTTTTGAGATGCTGTAGAGAAAATGGTGGTGACcttgaaaaatttgatcttgagacaATGGCTGAGCATCATAGCAAGTTGTGTATTGCACTTGATGTTCTGCATGAATGTTTTGTTACTATGATTGAACCTCGCACCAAGAATGATGTTGTTGCTGATCTTGTTTTCAATAAAGA GTCAGAACTTAACCGACTGAACTTTTGGGGATTTTACACTATGCTCCTGGAGAGGGGAGATGAGCTGATTTCAGTGGCTACATTCAG GGTCTACGGTGAAAAGGTTGCAGAAATGCCTTTAGTTGGTACTCGAATTCAATATCGACGGCAGGGAATGTGCCGCCTGCTAATGAATGAACTAGAGAAG TTGCTTTCTTCATTAGGAGTACAAAAACTACTCTTACCGGCAGTTCCTCAGCTTTTTGAAACATGGACAACTTCCTTTGGGTTTACTAAGATGACCAGTTCTGACAGATTAGACTTATCAGAGTACACCCTTCTCAGTTTTCAAGATACTACAATGTGCCAAAAGCTATTAAGGAGAACTGCAGTTTTGAAAGAACCAAGAG GAAATCATAATCAATTGGCAGATATATCCTGCAAAAGTGAAGAGCAAGTAGATTGTGACAATTACAGCATTACTTCTGAGGTTGCAGAGATGGTGGAGCCAATCCATAAATCACCATCACTTGATGCGGGTCTATGTGCTTTGCCAACTGGAGATACCAGGGAGATCACTTATCAAATGGATGCTGCAAATTGTCTTCCAATCAGTAGCTGTAAAGATACATTAGTTGAGACACTCCGAGATGAAACAAATGAGCAGACAACAGCAAg TGTTGTTGCAGGCAAGTGCGAAGACAACTGTGTTTTAGTCAGAACGTCTCCATCAACTATAATG GAAAATGCTATGAGCGCAATGGCAAGACTGGTGCCAGCAGAGTGCCCTTGGTTAGCAGTATTGATGTCAGAAACACGTGCAACTTCAAGTTCATCTACCAGCGGAGGACATTGA